Proteins from a single region of Campylobacter concisus:
- a CDS encoding polyprenyl synthetase family protein, which translates to MSLLEDFVKFLNANLPKAPSFHPYYEEALGVMLKAGGKHFRALLLLGVVESVDKSLTQKAMRVALGLEMMHTYSLIHDDLPSMDNASLRRGTPTLHVTYDETTAILAGDALNTHAFYEISRADLPADTRIKCVEILSENAGLSGMVLGQALDCFFENTNKEDIKRAKAKFGLSDKMLSLDELVFLHIHKTAKLIAASLKMGAVIANLSEIECEKIYDIGLKLGLAFQIQDDIIDLTSDEAAAGKPVHNDLAKNSFTNLLGLSGAKKKKDELICEIEEALNQIDAGIAKMILELTDKHLR; encoded by the coding sequence ATGAGCCTACTTGAGGACTTTGTAAAATTTCTAAACGCAAATTTGCCAAAGGCTCCTAGCTTTCATCCTTACTACGAGGAGGCGCTTGGCGTTATGCTAAAGGCTGGAGGCAAGCACTTTAGGGCGCTTTTGCTTCTTGGCGTGGTAGAAAGTGTGGATAAAAGCCTCACGCAAAAGGCCATGAGAGTGGCTTTAGGGCTTGAGATGATGCATACATACTCGCTTATCCATGATGATCTGCCATCAATGGATAACGCAAGCCTTAGGCGTGGCACACCAACGCTTCACGTAACCTACGACGAGACAACTGCCATACTTGCAGGAGATGCGCTAAATACGCATGCTTTTTATGAAATTTCACGTGCTGATTTACCAGCTGACACGCGTATAAAATGTGTGGAAATTTTAAGCGAAAATGCTGGCCTTAGTGGCATGGTGCTAGGTCAGGCGCTTGATTGTTTTTTTGAAAATACAAATAAAGAGGACATCAAAAGAGCAAAGGCTAAATTTGGCCTATCTGACAAGATGCTAAGCCTTGATGAGCTAGTCTTTTTGCACATCCACAAAACCGCAAAGCTGATCGCTGCTAGCCTAAAAATGGGTGCTGTGATAGCAAATTTAAGCGAAATAGAGTGTGAGAAAATTTATGATATCGGCCTAAAACTTGGTCTTGCTTTTCAGATACAAGACGACATCATCGATCTTACAAGCGACGAGGCAGCTGCTGGAAAGCCTGTGCATAACGACCTAGCTAAAAACTCATTTACAAATTTACTTGGTCTATCTGGCGCAAAAAAGAAAAAAGACGAGCTTATTTGCGAGATAGAAGAGGCGCTAAATCAGATAGATGCTGGCATAGCAAAGATGATCTTAGAGCTTACGGATAAACACCTTAGATAA
- a CDS encoding ATP-dependent protease, producing the protein MRFLLCISLFLITAFAQQLGCFINESNQSIVFIKDGQIKNLDLKETIYKNQECGNDGESFYIANLNNEIIEVTNEKNFLFAMPNVGCKISQIVAIKNKIYVACDMANEVSIGVFDKNLNKLLTKNYKDVYKISSLLPIDDELFFTSFNGKAFLLDKELNLKEKKRVGFAPLSACKFKGNDILLGFRDGEILDFKSGIKKQVLKSKISALACMEDEIFIGDGDGVVYKFDKDLKLKGQKALFSNEIKRIFIDKGVLNGVNLDNEIKSLEINSF; encoded by the coding sequence ATGAGATTTCTGCTTTGTATAAGTTTGTTTTTGATAACAGCTTTTGCCCAGCAATTAGGTTGCTTTATTAATGAAAGCAACCAAAGCATCGTCTTTATAAAAGATGGACAGATTAAAAATTTGGATCTAAAAGAGACGATTTATAAAAATCAAGAGTGCGGAAATGATGGAGAATCCTTTTATATCGCAAATTTAAATAATGAGATTATTGAGGTAACAAATGAGAAAAATTTCTTATTTGCTATGCCAAATGTTGGCTGTAAAATTTCACAAATTGTGGCAATTAAAAATAAAATTTACGTAGCTTGTGATATGGCAAATGAAGTAAGCATAGGCGTTTTTGATAAAAATCTCAATAAACTTTTAACTAAAAATTATAAAGATGTTTATAAAATTTCGAGCCTTTTGCCAATTGATGATGAACTATTTTTTACGAGCTTTAATGGCAAAGCATTTTTGCTTGATAAAGAGCTTAATTTAAAAGAGAAAAAGCGTGTCGGCTTTGCTCCGCTTAGCGCCTGTAAATTTAAGGGAAATGATATTTTGCTTGGCTTTAGAGATGGAGAAATTTTAGATTTTAAAAGTGGAATCAAAAAGCAAGTTTTAAAATCTAAAATTTCAGCTCTTGCGTGTATGGAGGATGAAATTTTTATAGGTGATGGGGATGGAGTAGTCTATAAATTTGACAAAGATCTTAAGCTAAAAGGACAAAAGGCTCTTTTTAGCAATGAGATAAAAAGAATTTTTATAGACAAAGGCGTCTTAAATGGCGTAAATTTAGACAATGAGATAAAGAGTTTAGAGATAAATTCATTTTAA
- the tkt gene encoding transketolase — translation MLKKQADTIRFLCADMVQNANSGHPGAPMGLADIMVVLSNFLKHNPKNPKWLNRDRLVFSGGHASSLVYSFLHLSGYDLSLDELKNFRQLGSNTPGHPEIHTPGVEVATGPLGQGVANAVGLAMAEKYAANVLNEPDNKIIDHKIYCLCGDGDLEEGISYEACSVAGNLRLDNLVLIYDSNNITIEGDTAIAFSEDVKARFEAQGWEVARIDGHDYDQIEFALEQANEKESPYLIIANTRIARGAMELEGSHHSHGAPLGEEIIKKAKAAAGFDPEKKFAIDEDVLLRFRGAVEKGDLEEAMWNKKVEALSIEGKNLLNSLLNPDFSKIEFPDFSDKKLATRDTNHAILNEIAKKLPGFIGGSADLAPSNKTELKGMGDFPNGKNIHYGIREHAMAAINNGIARYGLFLPFSATFFIFSDYLKPSARIAALMAIKHFFVFTHDSIGVGEDGPTHQPIEQLSTFRAMPNFYTFRPADGNENAASWQVALNLNAPSAFVLSRQGLEPLAKGEFGEVSNGAYLLSSSKDAKITFIASGSEVSLCVKAAALLAEQGIGANVVSAPCFDLLCEQPDEYVAKILDKNTTIVAVEAATGFEWYKFADAVYGMNSFGASGKANELFDHFGFMPQKLANFASELI, via the coding sequence ATGCTAAAAAAACAAGCCGATACTATAAGATTTTTGTGCGCTGACATGGTGCAAAATGCTAACAGCGGACACCCAGGTGCTCCTATGGGCCTAGCTGATATCATGGTGGTTTTAAGCAACTTTTTAAAACACAATCCAAAAAATCCAAAATGGTTAAACAGAGATAGGCTCGTTTTTAGCGGTGGCCACGCTTCAAGTTTGGTTTATAGCTTTTTGCATCTAAGCGGCTACGATCTAAGCCTTGATGAGCTTAAAAATTTCCGCCAACTTGGCTCAAACACACCAGGACACCCAGAGATTCACACTCCAGGCGTTGAGGTTGCTACTGGCCCACTTGGTCAAGGCGTAGCAAATGCAGTTGGCCTAGCCATGGCAGAAAAATACGCTGCAAACGTGCTAAATGAGCCGGACAATAAAATAATCGATCATAAAATTTACTGTCTTTGTGGCGATGGCGATCTAGAAGAGGGTATAAGCTACGAGGCATGTTCGGTAGCCGGAAATTTAAGACTAGACAACCTTGTACTCATCTACGACTCAAACAATATCACGATCGAGGGCGACACAGCGATCGCATTTAGCGAGGATGTAAAAGCGAGGTTTGAGGCGCAGGGCTGGGAGGTCGCACGTATCGACGGACACGACTATGACCAGATCGAATTTGCATTAGAGCAGGCAAACGAGAAAGAGTCGCCATATCTCATCATCGCAAACACACGCATAGCACGTGGTGCAATGGAGCTTGAGGGCTCACACCACAGCCACGGCGCCCCACTTGGCGAAGAGATCATCAAAAAGGCAAAGGCTGCAGCTGGTTTTGATCCTGAGAAGAAATTTGCCATTGATGAGGACGTGCTTTTAAGATTTAGAGGTGCAGTTGAAAAGGGCGATTTAGAAGAGGCGATGTGGAACAAAAAGGTTGAGGCGTTAAGCATTGAAGGCAAAAATTTACTAAACTCACTTCTTAATCCAGACTTTAGCAAGATCGAATTTCCAGACTTTAGCGACAAGAAGCTAGCCACAAGAGATACAAACCACGCCATTTTAAATGAAATAGCTAAAAAACTACCTGGCTTTATCGGCGGTAGCGCTGACTTAGCTCCTTCAAATAAGACTGAGCTGAAGGGTATGGGCGACTTCCCAAATGGCAAAAATATCCACTACGGCATCAGAGAGCACGCCATGGCGGCCATCAACAACGGTATCGCCAGATATGGCCTTTTCTTGCCATTTTCAGCGACATTTTTCATCTTCAGCGACTATCTAAAGCCAAGTGCGAGGATAGCAGCGCTAATGGCCATAAAACACTTTTTTGTCTTCACGCACGATAGTATCGGCGTTGGCGAAGATGGTCCGACGCACCAGCCTATCGAGCAGCTTAGCACATTTAGAGCGATGCCAAATTTCTACACTTTCCGTCCAGCTGACGGTAACGAAAACGCAGCTAGCTGGCAGGTGGCTTTAAATTTAAACGCTCCAAGCGCATTTGTGCTTAGCCGCCAAGGGCTTGAGCCACTTGCAAAAGGCGAATTTGGCGAGGTTAGCAACGGCGCATATCTGCTAAGCTCGTCAAAAGATGCGAAGATCACATTTATAGCAAGCGGTAGCGAGGTCTCACTCTGCGTAAAAGCAGCCGCACTTCTAGCTGAGCAAGGTATCGGCGCAAACGTCGTATCAGCGCCTTGTTTTGACCTACTTTGTGAGCAGCCAGATGAATATGTGGCTAAAATTTTAGACAAAAACACGACGATCGTCGCAGTTGAAGCTGCAACTGGCTTTGAGTGGTATAAATTTGCTGACGCAGTTTATGGCATGAATAGCTTTGGCGCTAGTGGAAAGGCCAACGAGCTATTTGATCACTTTGGATTTATGCCACAAAAACTTGCAAATTTTGCTAGCGAACTTATATAA
- the nosZ gene encoding Sec-dependent nitrous-oxide reductase translates to MQKLFCVASAALLGLSLTTACAASSDLEKVMKERGLSEKDVLAAAKTYQPSGKKDDFIVFSSGGQSGQVLVYGVPSMRIYKYIGVFTPEPWQGYGYDNESKAVLKQGNIRGKEITWGDTHHPNFSEKNGEYVGDYLFINDKANPRIAVINLHDFETTQIVVNPIMKSEHGGSFITPNSEYVIEASQYAAPLDNNYHSIDDYEAVYRGAVTFWKFDYPKGKIDEKESFSLELPPYWQDLSDAGKGESYGWGFTNSINTEMYTGGIEKGLPPFEAGASRNDTDFLHVYNWKILEKLVQDKKNYKVINGHKVVTIDAAVKAGALFLIPESKSPHGCDVSPDGRYIIIGGKLDTHTSVYDFRKIKELIDKKEYAGTDPYGIPILDREKSMHGQVELGLGPLHTSFDSQDGVLYTSLYVDSQIVKWDYKNLKVLDKINVHYNIGHLDTMEGKSAKPVGKYAIALDKLSIDRFSPVGPLHPQNHQLIDITGAKMDLIYDMPIPLGEPHDVVSIAASKLSPALTYNMGTNSRTGEASPYATLAGQERVERNGKNVTVYATMIRSHINPEHIEVNKGDNVTIHLTNLERAQDETHGFGIDLYNIHASLEPGKTASVNFVADMEGVFPYYCTEFCSALHLEMMGYLLVKDPSKKYESAKNNKLKTLSPEALKAEYDKVIATNKATDDVIQEVVKYLKEKHYEKYPKVKALVDDALDQYGHIKEVKAKADEAYKKGDVNGAILWEYQVWQYMVKTADVGLRAKNNLAKEIATPMSPAAAKGEEAYLKGGCNGCHVIGQVSSGPDLTGVLLRHENGEKWVAEFIKDPAKFYSDDYIKSMIDYFNLRMPNQHMSDEEIKNIIEYLKWVDENAGM, encoded by the coding sequence ATGCAAAAGTTATTTTGTGTCGCAAGTGCTGCGTTGCTTGGGCTATCTTTAACGACTGCTTGTGCTGCTAGTAGTGACCTTGAAAAAGTCATGAAAGAGCGTGGGCTAAGCGAAAAAGATGTCCTTGCAGCTGCTAAAACTTATCAGCCTAGCGGTAAAAAAGATGATTTCATCGTCTTTTCATCTGGCGGGCAAAGCGGTCAAGTGCTAGTTTATGGCGTTCCGTCGATGAGAATTTATAAATACATCGGCGTTTTCACGCCAGAGCCTTGGCAAGGATATGGCTATGACAATGAGTCAAAAGCTGTTTTGAAACAAGGCAACATCAGGGGCAAAGAGATAACATGGGGCGATACACACCACCCAAATTTTAGTGAGAAAAATGGTGAGTATGTTGGTGATTATCTATTTATCAACGATAAAGCTAACCCAAGAATCGCAGTTATAAATTTGCATGACTTTGAGACAACTCAAATCGTTGTAAACCCTATTATGAAGAGTGAGCATGGCGGTAGCTTCATCACCCCAAATAGCGAGTATGTTATCGAAGCTAGCCAATATGCAGCTCCGCTTGATAACAACTACCACTCAATAGATGACTATGAAGCGGTTTATAGAGGCGCTGTAACATTTTGGAAATTTGACTATCCAAAAGGCAAGATCGACGAGAAAGAGTCATTTTCTCTTGAGCTTCCTCCATACTGGCAAGATCTAAGTGATGCTGGTAAAGGCGAGAGCTACGGCTGGGGCTTTACAAACTCAATAAATACTGAGATGTATACCGGCGGTATCGAAAAAGGTCTTCCTCCATTTGAAGCAGGTGCAAGTAGAAATGACACTGACTTCTTACACGTTTATAACTGGAAAATTTTAGAAAAACTTGTTCAAGACAAGAAAAACTACAAAGTTATAAATGGTCACAAGGTAGTTACAATAGACGCTGCTGTAAAAGCAGGTGCGCTATTTTTGATCCCAGAATCAAAGAGCCCACACGGTTGTGACGTAAGCCCAGATGGTAGATACATCATTATTGGCGGAAAGCTTGATACTCACACATCAGTTTATGACTTTAGAAAGATCAAAGAGCTAATCGATAAAAAAGAGTATGCTGGCACTGACCCATACGGAATTCCTATATTAGATAGAGAAAAGTCAATGCACGGACAAGTCGAACTTGGCCTTGGACCACTGCATACATCATTTGACTCACAAGATGGCGTACTTTATACATCACTTTACGTTGATAGTCAAATCGTAAAATGGGACTATAAAAATTTAAAAGTGCTTGACAAGATAAATGTTCACTACAATATCGGCCACCTTGATACAATGGAAGGCAAATCAGCAAAACCAGTTGGCAAATATGCAATCGCTCTTGATAAACTTTCAATCGATCGCTTTAGCCCAGTTGGCCCACTTCATCCACAAAATCACCAGCTAATAGACATCACTGGTGCAAAAATGGATCTAATCTATGATATGCCAATCCCACTTGGCGAGCCACACGATGTTGTTTCAATAGCTGCTAGCAAACTAAGCCCAGCGCTTACTTACAATATGGGTACAAACTCAAGAACGGGCGAGGCTAGCCCATATGCAACTCTAGCTGGTCAAGAAAGAGTTGAAAGAAACGGCAAAAATGTAACTGTCTATGCAACAATGATCAGAAGCCACATCAACCCAGAGCACATCGAAGTAAATAAAGGCGATAATGTAACAATTCACTTAACAAACCTAGAGCGTGCTCAAGATGAGACTCACGGCTTTGGCATCGACCTTTACAACATTCACGCGTCACTAGAGCCTGGCAAAACTGCTTCAGTAAATTTCGTAGCTGATATGGAAGGTGTCTTCCCATACTACTGCACGGAGTTTTGCTCAGCACTTCACCTAGAGATGATGGGTTATTTACTTGTTAAAGATCCAAGTAAAAAATATGAATCTGCAAAAAATAACAAGCTAAAAACTCTAAGTCCAGAGGCTTTAAAAGCTGAATACGACAAAGTAATCGCAACTAATAAGGCAACTGATGATGTTATCCAAGAGGTTGTTAAGTACCTAAAAGAGAAACATTATGAGAAATATCCAAAAGTAAAAGCTTTGGTTGATGATGCACTTGATCAATACGGCCACATCAAAGAGGTAAAAGCTAAAGCTGACGAAGCTTACAAAAAAGGCGACGTAAACGGCGCTATCCTTTGGGAGTACCAAGTATGGCAATACATGGTTAAAACAGCTGACGTTGGCTTAAGAGCTAAAAATAACCTAGCTAAAGAGATCGCAACTCCGATGAGTCCAGCTGCTGCAAAAGGTGAAGAGGCTTATCTAAAAGGCGGTTGTAATGGTTGCCACGTTATCGGTCAAGTAAGCTCAGGTCCAGATCTAACTGGCGTTTTACTAAGACATGAAAATGGCGAAAAATGGGTGGCAGAATTTATTAAAGATCCTGCTAAGTTCTATAGTGACGACTACATTAAATCAATGATTGATTACTTTAACCTTAGAATGCCAAATCAGCATATGAGTGATGAAGAGATCAAAAATATCATCGAATACCTAAAATGGGTAGATGAAAACGCTGGTATGTAG
- a CDS encoding nitrous oxide reductase family maturation protein NosD gives MRKIFIFALTFLPIFSSANILQDAINNASPGDVIKLGDGIYEGSITINKPLSIVGEGKNAHIKGNGKGTVVKIIASNVTLRNLKISGSGNDLGELDAGIGCDKANNVLITQNDLSDVLFGIDFKECSSSKITENNITSKKGASLGFRGDAVRLWYSHENLIEGNYIYDSRDMVAWYASHNKFFKNKAIRGRYSLHFMYANQNLVENNDFIGNAVGMFFMYSAGSNIKNNLVMDSDGAFGIGIGLKDVSNFTIENNTLIYNARGILLDNSPFQPGSTINFLGNKILHNVVGVYFHATQGTSIFENNDFIGNMDIVANDTPGDKMALNQWSKNYYDEYESFDRDKDGYGDTPFMHLSYADQLWQYYPNLQFFYGSSVFSILNFLAKLAPFSEPIKLLEDSTPRIKPLDASNFNALRAKRG, from the coding sequence ATGCGTAAAATTTTTATTTTTGCCCTTACTTTCTTGCCTATTTTTAGCTCTGCAAATATCCTTCAAGATGCAATAAATAACGCTAGCCCTGGCGACGTTATAAAGCTAGGAGACGGCATCTATGAAGGAAGCATAACTATAAATAAGCCGCTTAGTATCGTTGGTGAGGGCAAAAACGCTCACATAAAAGGAAATGGTAAAGGCACAGTTGTAAAGATTATTGCCTCAAATGTTACGCTTAGAAATTTAAAGATAAGCGGTAGCGGAAATGACCTTGGTGAGCTAGATGCTGGCATTGGCTGTGATAAAGCAAATAATGTCTTGATTACGCAAAATGACTTGAGTGATGTGCTTTTTGGGATTGATTTTAAAGAGTGCAGTAGCTCAAAGATCACTGAAAATAACATCACTTCTAAAAAGGGGGCCAGTCTTGGCTTTAGAGGTGATGCGGTTAGACTTTGGTATAGTCATGAAAATTTAATCGAAGGCAATTATATTTATGATAGCCGCGATATGGTTGCATGGTACGCAAGTCACAATAAATTTTTTAAAAATAAAGCGATCCGCGGTAGATACTCGCTTCATTTTATGTATGCAAATCAAAATTTAGTCGAGAATAATGATTTTATCGGCAATGCAGTCGGAATGTTTTTTATGTATTCGGCTGGCTCAAATATAAAAAATAATCTTGTTATGGATAGTGACGGCGCTTTTGGTATCGGCATCGGTCTAAAAGATGTTTCAAATTTTACTATCGAAAATAATACCCTTATCTATAATGCGAGAGGAATTTTGCTTGACAACTCGCCTTTTCAGCCAGGCTCAACGATAAATTTCTTAGGCAATAAAATTTTACACAACGTAGTTGGCGTATATTTTCACGCTACTCAGGGGACAAGCATATTTGAAAATAATGATTTTATAGGCAATATGGATATCGTTGCGAACGACACTCCAGGCGATAAAATGGCATTAAATCAGTGGAGTAAAAATTATTATGATGAGTATGAGAGCTTTGATAGAGATAAAGATGGCTATGGCGATACGCCGTTTATGCATCTATCGTATGCCGATCAGCTTTGGCAGTATTATCCGAATTTGCAGTTTTTCTATGGCTCAAGTGTCTTTAGTATCTTAAATTTTTTAGCCAAACTCGCACCATTTTCTGAGCCGATAAAGCTACTTGAAGATAGCACGCCAAGGATAAAACCACTTGATGCTTCAAATTTTAACGCGTTAAGGGCAAAACGTGGATAG
- a CDS encoding DUF493 domain-containing protein — MASICDLNNKKAKIDYPTHWEYKIIFDADVNVEEKVKEIVKDREFKLVFSKFSKDKKYASYDLAVLVLSEEERLEIFSALKHEAKYVL; from the coding sequence GTGGCGAGTATATGCGATCTAAATAACAAAAAAGCAAAAATTGATTACCCAACACATTGGGAATATAAAATAATATTTGATGCAGATGTCAATGTAGAAGAAAAGGTAAAAGAGATAGTAAAAGATAGAGAATTTAAGCTGGTCTTTTCAAAATTTAGCAAAGATAAAAAATACGCTAGCTATGACCTAGCCGTGCTAGTTTTGAGCGAAGAAGAGAGGCTAGAGATATTTTCAGCACTAAAACACGAAGCAAAATACGTTTTATAA
- a CDS encoding cytochrome C, producing the protein MSKYKIYTIVALVLMTVCFTLPVLGWHGAKERIADGDELPSYTYGIYNLYSSFQYKNHLLSKDVASDLHKMIEQKAEIGTPSFPIWYVSLEAPNYPKSAFPDGIPVYFHVDGYSGDVHEMNTINHYIGMYPMEHGGNLERAIAPYYLLISTLCMLAFLYYNGKFNSLLMVPTIIAPVLFMSAFAGWLYWYGHNMQEWGAFKIKPFMPTVLGDGSVAQFTTHSYPSIGFWVMIAMSVFCILAVFSKKKELNA; encoded by the coding sequence ATGAGTAAATATAAAATTTATACCATTGTTGCACTTGTCTTAATGACTGTTTGTTTTACTTTGCCTGTTCTTGGTTGGCACGGAGCAAAAGAGCGTATAGCTGATGGCGATGAACTACCATCTTATACTTACGGTATCTATAATCTTTATAGCTCATTTCAGTATAAAAATCACCTTTTATCAAAAGATGTAGCAAGCGATCTTCATAAGATGATCGAACAAAAAGCAGAGATAGGCACACCATCTTTTCCTATCTGGTACGTCTCTCTTGAAGCTCCAAATTATCCAAAATCAGCCTTTCCTGATGGAATTCCTGTGTATTTTCACGTAGATGGATATAGTGGTGACGTGCATGAGATGAATACGATAAATCACTACATCGGTATGTATCCTATGGAGCATGGTGGAAATTTAGAGCGAGCGATAGCGCCTTATTATTTGCTTATTTCAACACTTTGCATGCTTGCATTTTTATATTACAACGGCAAATTTAACTCACTTCTTATGGTTCCAACAATTATCGCGCCTGTGCTATTTATGAGCGCATTTGCAGGATGGCTTTACTGGTATGGACACAATATGCAAGAGTGGGGCGCATTTAAGATTAAACCATTTATGCCAACAGTTCTAGGCGATGGTAGCGTTGCACAATTTACAACGCACTCTTATCCAAGTATCGGATTTTGGGTTATGATCGCTATGAGCGTATTTTGCATACTTGCAGTATTTTCAAAGAAAAAAGAGCTAAATGCGTAA
- a CDS encoding 4Fe-4S dicluster domain-containing protein has product MDRRKFIILGSVAAAAGYGIGKILPKSSGDKLYLRPPGAVDDFDDLCVKCGQCVQVCPYHSISLLDIKDGYSNGTAYIDPKKRGCYLCDLFPCVLACPSGALDHATKVVDDVKMGVAVLSNANACMCLKREKISEDSVEDLLVRKVYNDREEAEKDKIKGKIGQICDLCVSICPVGDSAIVMSEANLPLIKHGCVGCGVCAEVCPVKIINIAPKMSYDEIYKEKE; this is encoded by the coding sequence GTGGATAGAAGAAAATTTATAATCTTAGGCTCAGTCGCAGCTGCCGCAGGATATGGCATAGGTAAAATTTTGCCAAAAAGTAGTGGCGATAAACTCTATCTTAGACCACCAGGCGCGGTTGATGACTTTGATGATCTTTGTGTCAAATGTGGTCAGTGTGTGCAGGTATGCCCTTATCACAGTATAAGTTTGCTTGATATAAAAGATGGATATTCAAATGGCACGGCATACATCGATCCTAAAAAGAGAGGTTGCTATTTATGTGATCTTTTCCCATGTGTACTCGCCTGTCCAAGTGGTGCGTTAGATCATGCTACAAAAGTTGTTGATGATGTGAAAATGGGCGTTGCTGTCTTGAGTAATGCAAATGCCTGTATGTGCCTAAAAAGAGAAAAAATAAGCGAAGATAGCGTTGAAGATTTGCTTGTTCGAAAAGTTTATAACGATAGAGAAGAGGCAGAAAAAGATAAGATAAAAGGCAAAATCGGTCAAATTTGTGATCTTTGTGTCAGCATTTGCCCAGTTGGCGATAGTGCAATAGTAATGAGTGAAGCAAATTTACCACTCATAAAGCATGGCTGTGTTGGGTGTGGGGTGTGTGCTGAGGTTTGCCCTGTAAAAATTATAAATATTGCCCCAAAAATGAGTTATGATGAAATTTATAAGGAGAAAGAATGA
- a CDS encoding undecaprenyl-diphosphate phosphatase produces MEISHVIVLALVQGISEFLPISSSAHLILVPKLLGWPDQGLAFDVAVHVGTLSAILFYFKDTIFKLLRDFFASIAQRKMVGDSLLVWCVGFATIPVGIFGLLFNNIIEEYARSGVVIAITTIIFGIALYFADLRSSNKSEYEMTIKFALIIGLAQAVALIPGVSRSGITMTAALFLGFSHKGSANFSFLMSIPVIILAGGLESIKLIKDPNALPWSDIALGVIISAVSAYVCVKLFMGIISRIRMLPFVIYRLILGAFLLYLFL; encoded by the coding sequence ATGGAAATTTCTCACGTTATCGTTTTAGCCTTGGTGCAAGGTATAAGCGAATTTTTGCCGATATCTAGCTCGGCTCATCTTATCTTGGTGCCAAAGCTACTTGGCTGGCCAGATCAAGGTCTTGCTTTTGACGTGGCAGTGCACGTTGGCACGTTAAGCGCGATACTTTTTTATTTTAAAGATACGATTTTTAAGCTACTTCGTGACTTTTTTGCCTCGATCGCACAAAGAAAGATGGTGGGCGATAGCTTGCTTGTTTGGTGTGTCGGCTTTGCTACCATTCCAGTGGGAATTTTTGGACTTTTGTTTAACAACATTATCGAAGAATACGCAAGAAGCGGCGTTGTGATCGCTATTACTACGATCATCTTTGGCATAGCGCTTTACTTTGCTGATCTTCGCTCATCAAACAAAAGCGAATATGAAATGACCATAAAATTTGCACTTATTATCGGCCTTGCTCAAGCTGTGGCGCTCATCCCTGGCGTCTCAAGATCAGGCATAACGATGACAGCAGCCTTATTTTTAGGATTTAGCCACAAGGGAAGTGCGAATTTCTCATTTTTGATGTCGATCCCAGTCATCATCCTAGCTGGCGGACTCGAGAGTATCAAACTTATAAAAGATCCAAATGCGCTTCCTTGGAGCGATATCGCCCTCGGTGTCATCATAAGTGCAGTTAGTGCCTACGTGTGCGTGAAGCTATTTATGGGGATCATCTCAAGGATCAGGATGCTGCCTTTTGTCATCTACCGCTTGATTTTAGGAGCATTTTTACTTTATCTATTTTTGTGA
- the moaC gene encoding cyclic pyranopterin monophosphate synthase MoaC, translated as MMLTHLDEKDRPKMVDVSPKDPTKRVATASGIIKMSKEAFKAIKENTGKKGPVIQTAVVAAIMGAKKTSELIPMCHPLAILGVDCDIEELLEICAFKLYVSVKIEGKTGVEMEALTGVSVGLLTIYDMVKAIDKSMEISNIVLESKTGGKSGEYMRSK; from the coding sequence ATAATGCTAACGCATTTAGATGAGAAAGATCGTCCAAAAATGGTCGATGTGAGCCCAAAAGATCCTACAAAAAGAGTGGCAACTGCTAGCGGGATCATCAAGATGAGCAAAGAGGCCTTTAAAGCGATCAAAGAAAATACTGGCAAAAAAGGTCCGGTCATCCAAACAGCTGTCGTTGCTGCGATAATGGGTGCAAAAAAGACAAGTGAACTAATCCCGATGTGCCATCCACTAGCTATTTTAGGTGTGGATTGTGATATCGAGGAGCTACTTGAAATTTGCGCTTTTAAGCTTTATGTAAGCGTAAAAATAGAGGGTAAAACAGGCGTTGAGATGGAGGCATTAACTGGCGTTAGCGTGGGGCTTTTGACCATTTATGATATGGTAAAAGCTATAGATAAAAGCATGGAAATAAGTAATATTGTATTAGAGAGTAAAACAGGAGGAAAAAGTGGCGAGTATATGCGATCTAAATAA